The nucleotide sequence ATTTTCTGTATATTCAACAAACAAGGCATCTACCGCCAAACAGAAACCACTTAAAAAGATGACATTCacaagattttctttttctcattacaGACAAGACTAACCAGTAAAAAGGATCTGTAAATTTTGATAAGCAGCAAAATAGCAGTAAATCACACTTCATAAAGCAACTTGTAACAAGGTATGCAGTTATAGCAGCATTTTCTGTATATTCCACAACCAAGATATTTAACGCTAAATATCAAACACATAGAAGGTTAACCCTTCACAAGATTTTCCTTTTGAGAAACTGAAGAGTTTACTTAGAGAACTAGCAAAATACCCATCCACATAGGAAGCAGCTACTTATTAAAATGAGACTAACAAGGAACCTTATCAAAATATCCATGCCAGGGCGAACTTCAGCAGaagtaacaaaaacaaaatcacattAAATAGactcaatgatgaaaataaccAAATCAAAACAGTTGATACGTGTAATCATGGATGTaaataaaatgcaaattatttccacaaaaaaaaaaaaaaatcactttttctgCAGTAAACATCTCTCCATGTCCCATAGTTCTTTAATAAGCTTTTTCAGTTTTTATAGAACTTCTAAAATTACAAACCACAAATATCATATGTAACTCCAACTTTCAGTGCTCAGTGTCTTACCTTTCAGATAGCCTCTCTCGGACCTAGAGAAAGGGGAAGGGTTAAGGTAAATATTCAAGTACTTGAAAACAATCAGCCTATAGAGTctactaataaagaaaaaaaaatatttatattccaAAATCTAACTATATAAagttatataaatacaaaaaataaaccaaatcaAAAGTCCCTTCTTGCActtaattttctgattttctaataaagaatttttaaactTCAATATCAAAACATACATTAAGATTTCAAATGCCGCATGTTTAATCAAGAAATATATCAGGAATAAATCAACTCATAACAGGCCTGGAAATTAAACTGTAATCATTAACTAGTCTTAAAAGACATGCAGCATGAACTGCATTATGCAAAATCAATCCTAGATTGGTGTATCTATAGTAGATGTCTCAAAAGCAATGGTAACCCAGGTTACACGACCTTTGGTATGATTAATGAACTTTCATctgtttaaaaaggaaaaacagaaaaaaaaaaaaaaaaaaaaaaaaaaagcaagaagcAATGCTTGTTCAAAAGCAATGGTAACTAGGTTACACCATCTTTGTCATGATCAATGGactttcatctatttaaaaaagacaaacagaagaaaacaaaagcaTTAGCAATGCTTATGCATATTATTTGAAGAAACATGCAagataagaaatatataaataaaaacacactACTTCAGGTAGCAAGAACGGTAAAGAAGTTACCACCTATAGGAACAAAAGAACAGGAATCCTCAGCATTAGGAAATGCAATTGATCAAGAAAGCTTTTTAAGTTAGCAAATTAATAAATACCAATAGATgtaacatgaaagaaaaaaaaaatataccatTCTTATTTATGTAGAAAGAGTGATAAAGAATGTACCAGCTCCTGAACAAGAGGAACGGAGATTCTCTGGCCAAGCAAACTCAGTTGCTCAAGAGTCATTTCAGCGTCCCTCAAAGATCCATCTGATCTTGATGCAATAAGTTTTAGCGCATCCTTATCAATTTCGAGATCTTCTTTAGTCGCAATCCACTGCAAAGTATAGATGATATCTGCATCCTTCAACTTTGGGAAAAAGAATTTCTGGCACCTGGATATGATGATATGAGGCAAAACATCAAGAGTTGAACTGACCAGAACAAAAACCATGCGTCTAGGTGCTCGATCAATGAGCTTTGATATAGCACTCCAGCAATCAGGGGACAGAGTATCACAGTCATCAAAAATAAACACTCTGTACTGTGTTGGCAGCTGGGAAGCAATCACATTGTCGAGTAGATTCATAATACCCTCAAAGTCCAAATTACTGACAGGGCCAACTTCCCTTATATTTCTACTTTTACCCATATCATGTGCAATGCAAGAATTGCAAAAGCCACAAGGCTTGGGATGTTCCATAGACGGGCAATTTAAAGCTCTGGCAAAAATACGTGCACAGGAGGTTTTCCCAGTGCCATGAGGTCCATAGAACACATATAGAAACCCAACCTTCCTTTTTACCACAGCATTTGAAAGAGCTTGTGCTACCAAATTCTGGCCCACTAGACCTCCAAACGTTCTTGGCATGTATTTCTGGGTCAGATTCTGGTGCCTATCCTGGCGGTACCCTCTAAACTTGCGTCGGTCACCAGATCTAGCTTCAGAAGCAAGGTCAGAATCAATATCATGCCTCAATAGATTATCAGCAAAAATTCCCAGCTCCCCAGAATAGTCATGCACCCAAGCAGCATTTTCAGTGCTTTCCTGAGATCCAGATGCCTCAACTAGTAGAGGCAGTGCCTCTGCATCAGATTTAGTAGATGCACTTGAGTGATCTGATGCCATAGGCATATCAGAAACATCTCTTCCTTGGGGAACTGACCCCCCTCTCCTTAGTCTTGAATCAGACAAACCACAAGACAAACTCCTCCCAGCCATGTCAAGGAATGTTTTACCTCTATGATGAATTCTTGACCAATTCCAAGGAATTCCACACCCATTTCTAGGAGCCCTTGTGACATTTCGCTCACCATACTCTTCTCTTTCCTCCTCCATCTCATTCTTCAGGCACACTGATCCTTGAGCAAATGAATTGGAGGCCACAGACAATTCATTTTGAGCTCCAATATCTCTCAAGCCTATAGCAGCCCGATTTCTTCTTGCACCTCGAAACTTGCGCTTTTTTATCCTATTCAATCCACTGCAGTAGCCTCGGATGCTGGCTTCTGGTTCCTCTCCGGCTCTCTCTTTCCGGGTACGTCTTCCTTGGAGATGGATATGAGAAGATGCTACATCACTATCCACTGGGATCTCCTTCAACTGCTCAGATAGAGTCTTGAGGAGAACTTCTTGGCGAAGCTTGCCCTTCTGTTTAACTCTTTTATCTTTTGATTCGGAGTTTCCAGAAACAAGTTCATTAACTGAATCATTACCATCCTGATCTTGTGAAGGCTCTTCATAGCCGCCCAAAAGATCAGTCCTCATGCTCCTCCGGCTGGATTCTTCCCTCTTAATTCTTCTACCATCCCGAAGCCCACTCTTGCCACTACGCTCACTCATTGCTGCTATTCCATTATTGCCCCCAACAACCTCCCCAGGAGCAACTTTTGATGTTGCGAAACTTGCCACAGTTGGTGAGCTTCCTGACAATCTTCTACCCTCCCTCCGGCGCTCAATTCCAACCGACCTCCTCCCCTCTCGACTCACAGcatcattttcaactttcttaGAAAGCAAATCAATAACAGAAGGCGAATGCCATGAAGGAGGACTTGTTGAAGGGTCCCTAAGAGACCGTGACCTCTGAAGGACAATAAGGTCCCTCATAATCGACCTGTCAGCCAATATGGGGCTATGCTTATGCATATGGTTTTTCAGGTGAATACAATTCGTCAAATGAATATGGTTGCGCAGATGATCACTAATATCACCATTTGCATCCTTGAGAATCCTATCACGGACAGCCCTGGTCATGATCAGAACATAAATGTGTCCGAGACTGGAAATTTTTGTGGattaaggaaagaaatcaaaagaTATTGCATTTTTATGCTCTCCAACAGTTTCAAATCTTCTCAATTATGGCGTTGAAACCATGACACTCAAATGATATTCGGCTCAATATGTGGGAAAGCCCACACCAATGCCAAATCCAAGCAATCAAACATCCTCCATCATAGACaaagcttttatttttaattacaataaaCCCTTTTCCATTGATAGCTGAACAAACTTGCAAAATTCTCCCGAAGCACTTTTCCCACTCAAAGCCACTGAACCACCACCAACAGatttagaaaaacataaaaattcaaTGAACCCAAGAAATCAAATACCCAAagaataacaaaacaaaataaaataaaataaaactcaagcTCTGAAGCTCCAACCACAAATGCCAGTTCAAATAAGCAACATTGGAGACAAAGACAACTCGTTCTGTACTTGATGCATGAGATTATAACCATACACTCTGAACTTCAAACCACCGAGCATAGACAAACAGACAAGAGGCTAAACAGAACCATTTTTCAAATCTTTGATTCTCTGAAACCCTAGAAGATCATGGTTCCCGAAAAACCGAAGTTCGAGTTTCAAAGAAGATGATCAAATGTTGAagacttaaaagaaaacaaagagagagaaaagaagaagaggaagaagaagaagaatgagaagaagaagaaagggaaagaagaaagCACTACATTCACCTGAATTGAAAAGCAGAGCGAGCCGTTTCAATTATTAAATCTCAGATCTCTCTGCAAGCTCCACATGCACTTCACGAGGGTTTCTGTCATCGAAAACGATAGGCGAAGCCACACAGAGAGATAGGGAGAAAAACAGAGCTGCGCAGGGAGAAAAGGAGAGTAGCGACTGTCTGCGTGCGTCGATGAGAGAGAAAGGGATCCATACGTTAGAGAAACAGATGTCCCTGCCTGTGtccaagagagagagaaagccaCCCAGAGTGTTTTTAGAGTGAGAAAGCGCGACTGtatttttagagagagaaaccgAGGAGGGGGTTTCGCACTTTCACTTCCGAAAACTTTTTCCCAACACCGGGCCCCACCCTGTCAGAGGccctacaaaaaataaattttttctccaaataaatacaattttctACAAAATTAAAGCATACATTATCCAAAAATACACTTAAAATGATTTCATTTGGTATAAAATCCTAAAACAAATACAACTTCTCCTCCTTGAAGcccatagaaaaaaaaaaagcggcATGCCACGTGGCTAAAAGTTGGGAAGAGTAGAGAGGAACGCACACCAAAACACTACAGTGCAACCGTTCCTGCAGCCACACAGAGACAGACAGGGGTGGTGCTGAGTCTGCTGACACAACACCTCTCTCTTTTCCATCAGACACATTAAGTGGTGTGTCCGTTTGTgccaaaattataaattcattttttaaaaacaaaaaataaaattgaaattattttgggCGGGGGACATAAAGGCCCGTTCAGTTGAAATTACCGTTTTTTTAGTACGGAGGCGATGAGTTGGATTATTGGAGGAGTAATTGGGGCCAGCTTGGTGATGATGTCATCACCTGCCATGCCATGTGTCCGCATTTTTTTGACCGCCCAATTTTTTGGgtaaatttttcaaattagtatttGAATTTTCCAATCTGTGTGACTGTgagaatattatttatttaagcaAAGATGAAATTTATTGTCAAGCATTGAAAGACGCAcgtgatatttttatttatcactaaatcaacaaaattataataactaAGTATTGTATTGGCGGTTGCTATTTATGGAAAGGGTGTTTAAATGTGACGGtcgaaattattattaattggttgattatttTGTTAGGTCTAAATCAGAAGGTTGAAGAGGTAATTTAGATTAGACTGATGAGTTTAGACCATGTTGACATGAATGGGTCAAATAAGTAcgattattttcaaataattttataatatatttaatattttaatctagttacttttttatttgttatttttattcatatcgaatttttaaatttagttaaacccataaaaaaaaatgagtgaaattgacatttttaaatactcattttatgaaatattttttaattataaattaaatttataattaaaaaataaaattttaaaaatatttataaaataatattaatttatgatatataaaatatttttatatattgaataatataacataaaaaaattatttatataaatattttaatcatgatattattaaatataaaaatatatatttttaaaaaaataaaaaaacactgaaatatgatattatttttattttaaatattaaaaataatttatataatttttaattattttataaattaaatataaacataatataatataatatatcatatctcattaaaTATGTTATCTTATAATATCAtgttcaaataatataaatattttaggacaTTATATCTCATTAGATATGAAAATATAGTGGGATATAATATCGATTATAGATTTGTTCATTATTGATTATggaacaaaatttaattattatttatattatgataaaaatattaatttaacttaaaatcaatttaaattattaagttttatcaaatatttacttaatataacatattttttgcttttgtttccttaaatttcaaacataaaaaacaatctTAATTTTGGAACCGGTTTATGTCTCCCTTATTAACTCTCAGAGTCAAatggaaaattaattaaaactatcACAGTccttatttaattttctataataaaaatataattacaacCAATGACATGGGTTTAAGAAGCCCATTGGAAGAGAATAATAGTAAaaattgacattaatttttccgaaaaaaaataagtggtcCACTGAGATTACAAGGACCATTTATTTATGAAAGGGAAGGGTGTCTCGCATTTGGGAGTCGATTCCCCTAACTATCAACGTCACTGTCACGTGCCCGTATTCCGTATTTAAAATCATGGCTTATATTAAATTCCATTCTAcgattattattatatatgggTTTGATGCTCTACTTCCACCCGTGTCCCACATTCCAATCTGGTAAAATCCTGACCCTTGAATTTAATCACTTATTaggaaaataattgaaagtaGTTGGATCCGATGGAATCATCGAATTGCCAAGGTACTTCGCATTGCAATTGATTACACGGTTGTTTGATTAAAAGGTtgattaaaaatcttattttaaaaatctaatcctttattatcttaataaaaatgtcctcatttaataaataaaaaataataatttattttaaaacatatatataaatacttgaaataattaaaaatatctatgtaaaaaaataagttatttttcaagcaaaaacacgaaaaatattaaattcacaaatatgaatattattttatctctttCAACATTAGGAATTGTCCAAACaacaaatttgagttttttttctaaaacatccaataaataaataatatattaagatcGTCATAGTTCagttaaaatttgtcaaaatattagatttataaaattttaaaaaattactctaaaattaggtaatttattaatttttttccatttgtaaaatgaaaaattatttaagaaattagacataattaatttaattaagataaCTAAAAGTATCCACTAGgcattcaatatttaaaaataaaatggctCACATGGGAAGAATTTAAGTAACATTGAATAAGAATTGGATTAGACATGTGGATGACTAAAAAATGGGAGACAATAATTTTGGGGACTCGTTATTGAGACTTTCAAGAGTCAAATATGGAATTTATTTCTACTATATAACGTGgatgatattataaaaaaaaacaaaacaaaacaaaacaaaacaaaaaaaggaattgTATAAATGATATTGAAAACatttaataacataataatTACACTAATTGGATGCTAAGTACGCCAATCttgataaactaaaataaaagttaagcTAAACAACAACCCAAAATACTTCATATTCAATGAATATCCTGCAAAAGACATATTAAGTAGAAACTTagagaatattttgtaaatcaatttaatgacttagcaacttaattttaattattaaataaattaagtatatttaacaaaataacttaatattataacttaaatttgaaaataactttaattgttaaatcaaaatagttaatttaatattacttttaaatcatttttaccatatttctctatattattattgagaataatttaaattaaattaaacttaagtagttaaataataaatattaaattttacccaacccatttttaaacaaaaatcaatctATATTCAAGTGGATAGAAATCCCCCGAAGACTCAAaatactaaaactaaaaaacacaACAAATAATCAATTTTCAATGAACTTCCGCATAAATTAGGAAATTTGGTGTGCCAAAACCCTctctttctaaaaatattgaGGCTAAAGAATATctttcaaaattagaaataaaggAGAGGAGAAagagatttacaaataaataaatcaaccaAAACCTAAAACTAAGGATTACTATCCTAGGTCAATTCTTCTAAACATATTGTATGAAGAAATGAGACCATTTATACAATCAAAATacaatagaaaagaaatatgttattaaaatatAGATGAAATTAATGAtcatcaaatatttattatccTTTTAAGAAATGGTGACGGTCTCGACTACCTATAAAGCAAAATAATCAACCTCATATCGTATTTGAATATATgttataacaaaatatttttttaggagaattgttgttattttaagaaagaaCGTCTAAAATTTAAGTTACTTCaaatttgaatgaataaaaaacaatcCTATTAGAAAGATAGATTTATTAATGGATTCTTAAAGAGTCTTTGCAAATAGAGAGCAAAGGTAAGAATCAAAGGGAAGTTTGATagcttttcattaaaaattaatcctAGTTTCAATGTCAACCGAAGttgagtaaaaaataaatagagttATTTTATGCCTAATAAGGTTACCATCCTCGTGAAAAGATCAAAGAAATAACCCCCTGCCCACCTCCCCTTGAAAAAAGGAATACAAGAAAAGTTTCCTACCattttatttaagtttcaaTATCGAGTAAGgcaataaatttaagaattaaacATAGGCGAAAAATTAGAAGCATGTATGCTTAATCTAGTCATGTTATGGTTCCTTTGGACACTACAAATAGAATGTAATGCTTTttgaattaagtaaaaaatgcacttttagaatttcaaaagataatgattataaaattttaaaacatatatcaaattctcaattgtgtatattgatgatgttttagAGAATACATTTTTGTCACAAAAGATATCTTTTAGAGATGAAATGATGCGATTAAGTGACAaagttttgttattttctatAACGAGTTTTTTGCACCATAAAATGTAATTATTCAGTGATAATTCAATTTTGTGATAacactaaattttttatgaCGAAATAGAAGATTTGTATATCATAATTTAGTGACGAGCTTATGTCTATGAATCTCATGAAGAAAACTTTTTATCACAGTTTACTAAGAGTGACGATGAATAtttcacataaaaaaattgacatttgTTGTAGTGAATGAAACGTTTACTACATATACAAAATTCTCaattgtatatattgatgatgttttaATATTCTCTAAACCAGTATATCAACATTTTAAACACTTTCAAACTTTTTATTACATTGTCATAGCTAAATGGCTTAgcgacaaaaatgaaaatgtttcaaataaaaggttagatttttaggaaataaaaacaTATCAAGGTAATATTAGACCAATTCAAAgataaaatttacaaataaatcatatgcaattaaagttaaaaatcaacttcaacattttttaaaatgtcttaattgtgtatttgatttttatcttaatttaagaaaaaataggtgatatttgtttttctaactTATTATTGAAAGTAACTTGTTTTCAAAGTTTAGGTGGTTTGTTTTTAGCTTTTTGTCTAACTTGTtacttattcttaaatattattttctaaatataaaaattcaaaatattcgACTTCTTTTAAGTGCCAAAAACAACTTATTAGTATCTCATTCTCAGCCTAGTAAAACATAATGTCAACAATAGTCATCCTCATCTTATCCCATCCTTCTTGCTTTGTTCTATTCAACATCATGCCCTTAGTGCCATTGCCACCACAACTGCCCCTCAACATCCCACTTGCCACCACTCTCATTTCACTCACACAATAATGACTTGAccatgattaattttaaaatatttgatcttatttatataaaatatacattttttaaaggatgataaggataaattatttattataataattttattattttaagatttgtagaaatatgttaaattactttttgatcaaataaaaattatttttcttaatatatttagatatagatttttaacatattaaaaacaaacaactcaacacttaataaaaataaaatattaaaaaaataaatatttgaatacTTAACACtgttaaattaagttttatttacaattaaataaaaaataacaaataccAACTTAATCTAACCACTAGTTCAAAGATTtaagaaaattcttttttattagaaaacaaTCGAAATTCTCATAATCCTTAAAACGGATACGaaaaaaaggattttgaaaatcaaagattcaaaatgaaaacaaaagaaccaagaatgatcaaaatttttataataaaaggtATTGTACCAAGCTTCAATATAACCTTGGTAATTGAAAGAGTTTGGAGAAAattcttgagaaaatatttttgctaTAAAAACATCTTTGGTTC is from Vitis riparia cultivar Riparia Gloire de Montpellier isolate 1030 chromosome 10, EGFV_Vit.rip_1.0, whole genome shotgun sequence and encodes:
- the LOC117923754 gene encoding protein STICHEL-like 3 isoform X2, which produces MTRAVRDRILKDANGDISDHLRNHIHLTNCIHLKNHMHKHSPILADRSIMRDLIVLQRSRSLRDPSTSPPSWHSPSVIDLLSKKVENDAVSREGRRSVGIERRREGRRLSGSSPTVASFATSKVAPGEVVGGNNGIAAMSERSGKSGLRDGRRIKREESSRRSMRTDLLGGYEEPSQDQDGNDSVNELVSGNSESKDKRVKQKGKLRQEVLLKTLSEQLKEIPVDSDVASSHIHLQGRRTRKERAGEEPEASIRGYCSGLNRIKKRKFRGARRNRAAIGLRDIGAQNELSVASNSFAQGSVCLKNEMEEEREEYGERNVTRAPRNGCGIPWNWSRIHHRGKTFLDMAGRSLSCGLSDSRLRRGGSVPQGRDVSDMPMASDHSSASTKSDAEALPLLVEASGSQESTENAAWVHDYSGELGIFADNLLRHDIDSDLASEARSGDRRKFRGYRQDRHQNLTQKYMPRTFGGLVGQNLVAQALSNAVVKRKVGFLYVFYGPHGTGKTSCARIFARALNCPSMEHPKPCGFCNSCIAHDMGKSRNIREVGPVSNLDFEGIMNLLDNVIASQLPTQYRVFIFDDCDTLSPDCWSAISKLIDRAPRRMVFVLVSSTLDVLPHIIISRCQKFFFPKLKDADIIYTLQWIATKEDLEIDKDALKLIASRSDGSLRDAEMTLEQLSLLGQRISVPLVQELVGLISDEKLVDLLDLALSADTVNTVKNLREIMETGVEPLALMSQLATVITDILAGSYDFTKERLRRKFFRRQALSKEDMEKLRQALKTLSEAEKQLRMSNDKLTWLTAALLQLAPDQQYMLPSSSADTSFNHSPLVPNNASGRDMVRKGNDSHNEMPNTERSLSTNVRIEKLQAGSSGDIFDNGMMKSSSIDRKKHAGSGMARQQTSAHSADTNRLSGKQIPGKVRKEIEEIWLEVLEKIQVDSLKEFLYKEGKLISVSIGAAPTVQLMFSSHLTKSKAEKCRGHILRAFESILGSPVTIEIRSESRKDAKAGAHVPLIFSAAKDRPSQMVTNPGNITDNRRHQAGYDDISQRVPKDRDFHGGGSAQGLESSWAGEASSSHRKSTMASVPERRKFGEQSHSQSLVRSKVSLAHVIQQAEGCSQRSGWTKRKAVSIAEKLEQENLRLEPRSRSLLCWKASKVTRRKLSRFKIRTRRPHSLLKLVSCGKCLSSKSPR
- the LOC117923754 gene encoding protein STICHEL-like 3 isoform X1; this translates as MTRAVRDRILKDANGDISDHLRNHIHLTNCIHLKNHMHKHSPILADRSIMRDLIVLQRSRSLRDPSTSPPSWHSPSVIDLLSKKVENDAVSREGRRSVGIERRREGRRLSGSSPTVASFATSKVAPGEVVGGNNGIAAMSERSGKSGLRDGRRIKREESSRRSMRTDLLGGYEEPSQDQDGNDSVNELVSGNSESKDKRVKQKGKLRQEVLLKTLSEQLKEIPVDSDVASSHIHLQGRRTRKERAGEEPEASIRGYCSGLNRIKKRKFRGARRNRAAIGLRDIGAQNELSVASNSFAQGSVCLKNEMEEEREEYGERNVTRAPRNGCGIPWNWSRIHHRGKTFLDMAGRSLSCGLSDSRLRRGGSVPQGRDVSDMPMASDHSSASTKSDAEALPLLVEASGSQESTENAAWVHDYSGELGIFADNLLRHDIDSDLASEARSGDRRKFRGYRQDRHQNLTQKYMPRTFGGLVGQNLVAQALSNAVVKRKVGFLYVFYGPHGTGKTSCARIFARALNCPSMEHPKPCGFCNSCIAHDMGKSRNIREVGPVSNLDFEGIMNLLDNVIASQLPTQYRVFIFDDCDTLSPDCWSAISKLIDRAPRRMVFVLVSSTLDVLPHIIISRCQKFFFPKLKDADIIYTLQWIATKEDLEIDKDALKLIASRSDGSLRDAEMTLEQLSLLGQRISVPLVQELVGLISDEKLVDLLDLALSADTVNTVKNLREIMETGVEPLALMSQLATVITDILAGSYDFTKERLRRKFFRRQALSKEDMEKLRQALKTLSEAEKQLRMSNDKLTWLTAALLQLAPDQQYMLPSSSADTSFNHSPLVPNNASGRDMVRKGNDSHNEMPNTERSLSTNVRIEKLQAGSSGDIFDNGMMKSSSIDRKKHAGSGMARQQTSAHSADTNRLSGKQIPGKVRKEIEEIWLEVLEKIQVDSLKEFLYKEGKLISVSIGAAPTVQLMFSSHLTKSKAEKCRGHILRAFESILGSPVTIEIRSESRKDAKAGAHVPLIFSAAKDRPSQMVTNPGNITDNRRHQAGYDDISQRVPKDRDFHGGGSAQGQLLNANSLEMGRSEIVEILPSPRELKSNDHVDNNVQSDKTGLESSWAGEASSSHRKSTMASVPERRKFGEQSHSQSLVRSKVSLAHVIQQAEGCSQRSGWTKRKAVSIAEKLEQENLRLEPRSRSLLCWKASKVTRRKLSRFKIRTRRPHSLLKLVSCGKCLSSKSPR